The proteins below are encoded in one region of Shewanella algae:
- the rsxD gene encoding electron transport complex subunit RsxD — protein sequence MAFKIASSPHVSRPLQTSTVMQRVLLCALPGLVVQCVFFGWGSLIQVLLAVTVALISEAVILKLRKRKVLSTLSDNSAALTAVLIGIAVPPLAPWWMVVIGTSFAIIMVKQLYGGLGNNLFNPAMAAYVLLLVAFPVQMTSWVAPATVAQHSPDFLTSLQVIFGASQGSVAEYFQLGIDGVTMATPLDTLKTDLSMGMTTTESLQKPIFAGTINSGWFWVNLAYLCGGLALLKMKLIRWHISVGVLASLFICSGFAYALGPDTHVSPLIHLFSGATMLAAFFIATDPVTAPASNRGRFIFGALIGLVVYLIRSFGGYPDAFAFAVLLANLCAPLIDYYVKPRAYGHRAGH from the coding sequence ATGGCGTTTAAAATAGCCTCCTCCCCCCATGTCAGCCGGCCGCTGCAAACCAGCACTGTGATGCAAAGGGTGCTGCTCTGCGCCCTGCCCGGCCTGGTAGTGCAGTGTGTATTTTTTGGTTGGGGCAGCCTTATTCAGGTACTGCTGGCTGTGACGGTTGCTTTGATTTCAGAGGCCGTCATCCTCAAGTTGCGTAAGCGCAAGGTACTTTCGACTTTGTCGGATAACAGCGCGGCTCTGACAGCAGTTCTTATCGGTATTGCCGTACCGCCACTCGCCCCTTGGTGGATGGTGGTGATAGGTACAAGTTTTGCCATCATCATGGTCAAACAGCTGTATGGCGGTTTGGGAAACAACCTGTTCAATCCGGCCATGGCCGCCTATGTACTGCTGTTGGTGGCCTTCCCGGTACAGATGACCAGTTGGGTCGCACCGGCGACTGTTGCCCAGCACTCTCCGGATTTTCTCACCAGTTTGCAGGTGATTTTCGGCGCCAGCCAAGGCAGCGTTGCCGAGTACTTCCAGCTCGGTATCGATGGCGTCACCATGGCGACACCACTCGATACGCTGAAAACGGATCTATCTATGGGAATGACCACTACCGAGAGCCTGCAAAAACCAATTTTTGCCGGCACTATCAACAGTGGCTGGTTTTGGGTCAACCTGGCCTACCTGTGCGGTGGTCTGGCGCTGTTGAAGATGAAGCTTATCCGCTGGCATATCAGTGTCGGTGTACTGGCCTCGCTGTTTATCTGCAGCGGCTTTGCCTATGCGCTTGGGCCAGATACCCATGTCAGCCCGCTTATTCACCTGTTTAGTGGCGCCACCATGCTGGCGGCTTTCTTTATTGCCACTGATCCTGTAACCGCGCCGGCCAGTAACAGGGGCCGATTTATCTTCGGCGCCCTTATCGGCCTGGTGGTGTACCTTATCAGAAGCTTTGGGGGTTACCCTGACGCCTTTGCTTTTGCGGTGTTGCTGGCCAACCTGTGCGCCCCTTTGATCGACTACTATGTCAAACCCCGAGCCTATGGCCATCGCGCCGGACATTGA
- the rsxG gene encoding electron transport complex subunit RsxG produces MQKSMLKNGLLLGLFALICTAVVAVVNDSTRDAILAQQKLELRRTLEQIIPNELHDNPLEESCILLQDKDALGTTQPMPAYIATQDAEPVAIAIETIAPDGYNGEIRLIIGIKTDGTVLGVRTLSHQETPGLGDKIERKKSDWVDGFIGRKLQGSDDKAWYVKKDGGEIDQFTGATITPRAYVKSMRNTLAFFEANKKTIFSQSQTCEASQ; encoded by the coding sequence GTGCAAAAATCCATGTTGAAAAATGGTCTGCTTTTGGGCCTGTTTGCCCTGATATGCACCGCGGTGGTGGCGGTTGTCAATGACAGTACCCGAGATGCGATCCTGGCGCAGCAAAAGTTGGAACTCAGGCGCACCCTGGAGCAGATCATTCCCAATGAACTGCACGACAATCCGCTCGAGGAAAGCTGCATTCTATTGCAGGATAAAGACGCCCTGGGCACAACTCAGCCCATGCCGGCTTATATCGCCACCCAAGATGCCGAGCCGGTCGCTATTGCCATCGAAACCATAGCGCCGGATGGCTACAATGGTGAAATACGCTTGATCATAGGTATCAAGACAGATGGCACTGTGCTTGGTGTTCGCACTCTGTCGCATCAGGAAACCCCTGGGCTGGGTGACAAGATTGAGCGCAAGAAATCTGATTGGGTGGACGGCTTTATCGGCAGAAAGCTTCAAGGCAGTGATGACAAGGCCTGGTATGTGAAAAAAGACGGCGGTGAAATCGACCAGTTTACCGGGGCGACCATTACCCCCAGGGCCTACGTCAAGTCGATGAGAAACACCCTGGCCTTCTTTGAAGCCAATAAGAAGACCATTTTTTCCCAATCACAGACATGTGAGGCAAGCCAATGA
- a CDS encoding electron transport complex subunit E yields MSLYRDIAWQGLWKNNPGLVQMLGLCPLLAVTSTFTNALGLGLATALVLIGSNTTVSLVRNFVPKEIRIPVFVMIIAALVTAVQLLVNAYAYGLYVSLGIFLPLIVTNCVIIGRAEAFASRNSPMSAAFDGLMMGIGFTLVLMVLGGGREILGQGTLFDGAEQLLGPWAASLRIEVWQVDTPFLLAMLPPGAFLGMGLLIALKNVIDKKLAERQPRVQTAPVERARITKVN; encoded by the coding sequence ATGAGTTTATATCGCGATATCGCCTGGCAAGGCTTGTGGAAAAATAACCCCGGACTGGTGCAGATGTTGGGACTCTGTCCCCTGCTGGCAGTGACCTCCACCTTTACCAACGCCTTGGGGCTTGGGCTCGCAACTGCGCTGGTGTTGATAGGTTCCAACACCACAGTATCCCTGGTGCGCAATTTTGTGCCCAAAGAGATCCGCATTCCCGTATTCGTAATGATTATTGCCGCACTGGTAACCGCAGTGCAGTTGCTGGTTAACGCATACGCCTATGGCCTATACGTTTCTCTCGGTATTTTCCTGCCACTCATAGTGACCAACTGTGTCATCATAGGCCGCGCCGAAGCCTTTGCCTCACGCAACTCACCAATGAGCGCCGCCTTTGATGGCTTAATGATGGGTATTGGCTTTACCTTGGTATTGATGGTGCTCGGCGGAGGCAGGGAAATACTGGGGCAAGGTACCCTATTTGACGGTGCAGAGCAGCTGCTGGGACCTTGGGCTGCGAGCCTGCGCATTGAAGTCTGGCAAGTAGACACTCCCTTCCTGCTGGCGATGTTACCGCCCGGCGCCTTTTTGGGAATGGGTTTGCTGATTGCGCTGAAAAACGTGATCGACAAGAAACTCGCTGAGCGCCAACCCAGAGTGCAAACTGCCCCAGTGGAACGCGCCAGGATCACCAAAGTCAACTGA
- the nth gene encoding endonuclease III codes for MNKDKRRAILERLRDNNPHPQTELNYSSPFELLVAVTLSAQATDVSVNKATDKLFPVANTPQAIADLGVEGLKEYIKTIGLYNNKAINVVALSKILVEKYNGEVPENREALESLPGVGRKTANVVLNTAFGWPTIAVDTHIFRVSNRTRFAPGKNVQEVEDKLLKVVPAEFKVDVHHWLILHGRYTCIARKPRCGSCLIEDLCEFKEKIYPED; via the coding sequence GTGAACAAAGACAAGAGACGGGCGATACTCGAACGCCTGCGGGACAACAATCCTCATCCCCAGACAGAGCTGAATTATTCCAGCCCTTTCGAACTACTGGTTGCAGTAACGCTATCGGCACAGGCAACCGATGTCAGCGTCAACAAGGCCACTGACAAGCTGTTTCCGGTGGCCAATACCCCACAGGCGATTGCCGATCTCGGGGTTGAAGGGCTGAAGGAATATATCAAGACCATAGGGCTTTATAACAATAAGGCCATCAATGTGGTGGCACTGTCCAAGATCCTTGTAGAGAAGTACAACGGCGAAGTCCCCGAAAACCGCGAGGCTCTGGAGTCACTGCCCGGGGTTGGTCGCAAAACCGCCAATGTGGTGCTCAACACCGCCTTTGGTTGGCCAACCATAGCCGTGGACACCCATATATTCCGCGTCAGCAACCGCACCCGCTTTGCGCCGGGGAAAAATGTGCAGGAAGTGGAAGATAAACTGCTCAAAGTGGTACCGGCCGAGTTCAAGGTTGACGTCCACCACTGGCTTATTCTTCACGGGCGCTATACCTGCATCGCCAGAAAGCCTCGCTGCGGCAGTTGTCTGATTGAAGATCTGTGTGAATTCAAAGAAAAAATCTATCCGGAAGATTAA
- the gloA gene encoding lactoylglutathione lyase: MSQVLHTMLRVGNLERSIHFYTEIMGMKLLRQSENPEYKYTLAFVGYGEESTGQAVIELTYNWGTEQYDMGNAFGHIAIGEEDIYARCEAISAAGGKVIRAPGPVAGGTTEIAFVEDPDGYKIELIQMSSAEHGLG; encoded by the coding sequence ATGTCACAAGTTCTCCATACCATGCTCAGGGTCGGTAACCTTGAACGCAGCATCCACTTCTACACAGAAATCATGGGAATGAAGCTACTGCGTCAATCGGAAAACCCTGAATATAAATATACCCTCGCCTTCGTCGGCTACGGCGAAGAATCAACCGGCCAGGCAGTCATAGAGCTCACCTACAACTGGGGAACAGAGCAATATGATATGGGTAATGCCTTTGGACATATTGCCATAGGCGAAGAAGATATCTACGCCCGCTGTGAAGCAATCAGCGCCGCCGGTGGCAAGGTTATCCGCGCCCCAGGCCCTGTTGCCGGCGGAACCACTGAAATTGCTTTTGTTGAAGATCCTGACGGTTACAAAATAGAGCTCATTCAAATGAGCTCGGCTGAGCACGGCCTGGGTTAA
- a CDS encoding TonB-dependent receptor plug domain-containing protein, with protein MTRTNKLTGAVRLALFAAVSTGAASVSQVAYAAEDGAKVERIEVTGSRIQRQDMETASPVTVISADAIRAEGFTSVDQLLQAQTSMAGAAVGSTTNNGADGVAQVDLRGMGAERTLVLLNGRRMVNSGSGADSAVDLNSIPVAMIARVEILKDGASAVYGSDAIAGVVNIITKKDFEGFQLDFNGSGTDKGDGENGELSLLYGFNTDNGGNYTFGAAYSDRRGVIQGDRDWTEPGASSFIPTGSLAGMVKDANGNWVKRSTGYDYTQDSWFQTPSKRYSLFANMIQELGNELVLTGDILYTKRKSDQQMAAQPADIMLGVCGQTDDPVKCITLDQSMLDAGIKADKTGRVNYRRRTNDVGPRIYNQDIDTLRASIGLQGTLDVNTGMTWDLSYTYGKNKADTWVENSINAKKMEESVYNNLDAWLSGAPLTQEIINDIGFTERNDGGNEQHVVAGVLSGELFDLSAGPVSFAIGAEYRYDSGYYNPDPVIVAGEGTAAQQDPTDGNYDVISIYQEVSVPFTEKLTGEFALRFDDYSTFGKATTWKIGLTYEATDDLMLRAVAATGFRAPNVSELYGGNTGSYDYLDDPWGNEQDPQILVNYTSDTGLKPEESESYTAGLVYSPRFIDGMSLTLDYWRFRVSNAITRLDAQAGLNACFKEQQQTGGQSGDACKQFGIEANGDLSKLTNPLTNVGSQNTSGIDFNLAYSFEGLGLDWKINNDLTYLLEFEQDGVAYDGTIDGNFGAYAEVRNNFSIQASRGDWSLMYYNRYIGKMDDIYTDYDQNDKPFTAVAKADAVMYHNIVGTYHFTDGFTASLGVKNLTDEEPSFVSNGSDAGTVPEVYDTIGRQIYGGVTYKF; from the coding sequence ATGACAAGAACCAATAAGCTGACTGGCGCAGTCAGACTGGCTCTGTTTGCTGCGGTTTCAACGGGAGCTGCATCTGTGTCTCAGGTGGCTTACGCCGCAGAAGACGGTGCCAAGGTAGAACGTATCGAAGTAACAGGTTCACGTATCCAGCGTCAGGATATGGAAACCGCTTCTCCAGTGACAGTGATCAGTGCCGATGCCATTCGTGCAGAAGGCTTCACTTCTGTTGACCAACTGCTGCAGGCTCAGACCTCTATGGCCGGTGCGGCTGTAGGTTCAACCACCAACAATGGTGCCGATGGCGTGGCTCAGGTCGATCTGCGCGGTATGGGTGCTGAACGTACTCTGGTACTGCTCAATGGCCGCCGTATGGTGAACTCAGGCTCAGGCGCAGATAGTGCAGTGGACTTGAACTCAATCCCAGTAGCGATGATTGCCCGGGTAGAGATTCTTAAGGATGGTGCCTCGGCGGTATACGGCTCAGATGCTATTGCCGGTGTGGTCAACATCATCACCAAGAAAGATTTTGAAGGCTTCCAGCTGGATTTCAACGGCAGCGGAACCGATAAGGGCGACGGTGAAAACGGCGAACTGAGCCTGCTGTACGGTTTCAACACAGACAACGGCGGTAACTATACCTTTGGTGCAGCTTACTCTGACCGTCGTGGTGTTATTCAGGGCGACCGTGACTGGACCGAACCAGGCGCCAGTTCCTTCATTCCAACCGGCTCTCTGGCTGGTATGGTCAAAGATGCCAACGGCAACTGGGTTAAGCGCAGCACAGGTTACGACTATACCCAAGACAGCTGGTTCCAGACGCCTAGTAAACGCTATAGTCTGTTTGCCAACATGATCCAGGAGCTGGGCAATGAATTGGTACTGACAGGTGATATTCTGTACACCAAGCGTAAGTCAGATCAGCAAATGGCCGCTCAGCCAGCTGATATTATGCTGGGTGTTTGTGGTCAAACAGATGATCCGGTCAAGTGCATCACGTTGGATCAGTCCATGCTGGACGCCGGCATTAAGGCCGATAAAACCGGCCGTGTTAACTATCGTCGCCGTACCAATGATGTAGGCCCTCGTATCTACAACCAGGACATCGATACTCTGCGCGCCTCTATTGGCCTGCAGGGCACACTCGATGTCAACACAGGTATGACTTGGGATCTTTCCTACACTTATGGCAAAAACAAGGCCGATACCTGGGTTGAAAACTCCATCAATGCCAAAAAGATGGAAGAGTCCGTCTATAACAATCTGGATGCCTGGCTCAGTGGTGCCCCGCTGACTCAAGAGATCATCAATGACATCGGCTTCACCGAGCGCAATGATGGTGGTAATGAACAACACGTGGTTGCCGGCGTATTGAGTGGTGAGCTGTTTGATCTGAGTGCCGGTCCTGTCAGCTTCGCTATCGGTGCCGAATACCGTTACGACAGCGGTTATTACAACCCTGATCCTGTGATTGTTGCCGGTGAAGGTACTGCCGCCCAGCAAGACCCAACTGATGGTAATTACGACGTTATCTCTATCTATCAGGAAGTCAGTGTACCTTTCACTGAAAAACTGACCGGTGAATTTGCCCTGCGTTTCGATGACTACTCAACTTTCGGCAAGGCAACGACCTGGAAGATAGGTCTGACCTATGAAGCCACAGATGATTTGATGCTGCGCGCCGTGGCGGCTACCGGTTTCCGGGCGCCAAACGTCAGCGAGCTCTACGGTGGTAACACAGGGTCTTATGACTATCTGGATGATCCATGGGGTAATGAACAAGATCCACAGATCCTGGTTAACTACACCTCAGATACGGGTCTGAAACCGGAAGAGTCTGAGTCTTACACTGCCGGTCTGGTTTACTCGCCACGCTTTATCGATGGTATGTCTCTGACACTGGACTACTGGCGCTTCCGGGTGAGCAATGCCATTACCCGTCTGGATGCTCAAGCAGGCTTGAATGCTTGTTTTAAAGAGCAACAACAAACTGGTGGTCAAAGTGGTGATGCATGTAAACAGTTCGGTATAGAAGCTAATGGAGACTTGTCTAAACTGACCAACCCTCTGACCAACGTGGGTAGCCAGAATACCAGTGGTATCGATTTCAACCTGGCCTACAGCTTTGAAGGTCTGGGGCTGGATTGGAAGATCAACAACGACCTGACCTATCTGCTGGAGTTTGAGCAGGATGGCGTTGCCTATGACGGTACTATCGATGGTAACTTTGGCGCTTATGCAGAAGTTCGTAACAACTTCAGTATTCAGGCAAGTCGTGGCGATTGGAGTTTGATGTATTACAACCGTTATATAGGTAAGATGGATGATATCTATACTGATTACGATCAGAATGATAAACCGTTCACTGCAGTTGCAAAGGCTGATGCTGTAATGTACCACAACATTGTCGGTACTTATCACTTCACGGATGGCTTCACAGCTTCACTGGGTGTTAAGAACTTAACTGATGAAGAACCTTCATTTGTGTCCAATGGTAGTGATGCGGGTACGGTACCTGAAGTCTATGACACTATCGGTCGTCAAATCTACGGTGGTGTGACTTACAAGTTCTAA
- a CDS encoding Grx4 family monothiol glutaredoxin: METVEKIKQQIAENPIILYMKGSPKLPSCGFSSQVAQIMINIGEQFAFVDILQHPDIRAELPKYANWPTFPQLWVEGELVGGCDILTEMYQKGELQTLIKDTAAKYKQDEA; encoded by the coding sequence ATGGAAACTGTTGAAAAAATTAAGCAGCAAATCGCTGAAAACCCCATCATCCTTTACATGAAAGGTTCGCCCAAATTACCCAGCTGTGGTTTTTCCTCTCAGGTGGCTCAGATCATGATCAATATCGGCGAGCAGTTCGCGTTTGTTGATATTTTGCAGCATCCTGATATCCGTGCTGAACTGCCCAAGTATGCCAATTGGCCAACGTTCCCTCAGTTGTGGGTTGAAGGTGAGCTGGTCGGTGGTTGCGATATCCTGACCGAGATGTACCAAAAAGGTGAGTTACAGACCTTGATCAAGGACACTGCTGCCAAGTACAAGCAGGATGAAGCCTAA
- the sodB gene encoding superoxide dismutase [Fe] — MAFELPALPYAKNALEPHISQETIEYHYGKHHNTYVVKLNGLIEGTEFAGKTLEEIVKTSSGGIFNNAAQVWNHTFYWNCLAPNGGGEATGAVAEAINAAFGSFEAFKTQFTESAVNNFGSGWTWLVKKADGTVAIVNTSNAATPLTDASVTPLLTVDVWEHAYYIDYRNVRPDYMAHFWQLLNWDFVNQNFAG, encoded by the coding sequence ATGGCTTTCGAATTACCTGCATTACCATATGCCAAGAACGCACTGGAACCCCACATTTCTCAGGAAACCATCGAATACCACTACGGTAAGCACCACAACACTTACGTGGTTAAGCTGAACGGTCTGATCGAAGGCACTGAATTTGCCGGCAAGACCCTGGAAGAGATTGTAAAAACCTCCAGCGGCGGTATTTTCAACAACGCCGCTCAGGTTTGGAACCACACTTTTTACTGGAATTGTCTGGCGCCTAACGGTGGCGGCGAAGCCACCGGTGCTGTAGCCGAAGCTATCAATGCTGCTTTTGGTTCTTTTGAAGCCTTCAAGACTCAGTTCACTGAGTCTGCTGTCAACAACTTTGGTAGCGGCTGGACCTGGCTGGTTAAAAAGGCTGATGGCACTGTCGCTATCGTTAACACCAGCAACGCGGCCACTCCGCTGACTGATGCTTCAGTGACCCCACTGCTGACCGTTGACGTTTGGGAGCACGCTTACTACATCGACTACCGTAACGTTCGCCCTGACTACATGGCGCACTTCTGGCAGTTGCTGAACTGGGACTTTGTTAACCAAAACTTCGCCGGTTAA
- a CDS encoding PrkA family serine protein kinase, translated as MGIFEHYQQRYEKKLDEEYTLQEFLDICKQDRSAYASAAERLLIAIGEPEVVDTSKNQVLSRIFSNRLISRYPAFKDFYGMEDAIEQIVSYLKHSAQGLEESKQILYLLGPVGGGKSSLAEKLKALMQQVPIYILSADGVRSPVNDHPFCLFDAEEDGKLLQEEYQIPTRYLRSIMSPWAVKRLHDFGGDISRFRVVKVFPSVLDQIAIAKTEPGDDNNQDISSLVGKVDIRQLEHFAQNDADAYSYSGALCRANQGLMEFVEMFKAPIKVLHPLLTATQEGNYNGTEGLSALPFNGIILAHSNESEWSSFKNNKNNEAFLDRVYIVKVPYCLRVSEEIQIYRKLIANSELTKAPCAPGTLETLAQFSVLSRIKTPENSSVYSKMRVYDGESLKDTDPKAKSYQEYRDYAGVDEGMHGLSTRFAFKILSKVFNFDHSEIAANPVHLFYVLERQIEQEQFPSDTAERYMEFLKGYLIPKYVEFIGKEIQTAYLESYSEYGQNIFDRYVTYADFWIQDQEYRDPETGQLFDRAALNAELEKIEKPAGISNPKDFRNEIVNFVLRARANNDGNNPQWTSYEKLRTVIEKKMFSNTEDLLPVISFNAKTSTDDQRKHDDFVNRMMEKGYTKKQVRLLSEWYLRVRKSS; from the coding sequence ATGGGCATATTTGAGCACTACCAACAGCGCTATGAGAAGAAACTCGATGAAGAATACACATTACAGGAGTTTCTTGATATCTGTAAGCAAGATCGCAGCGCCTACGCTTCGGCTGCAGAAAGACTGCTTATCGCCATCGGCGAGCCGGAAGTGGTCGACACTTCCAAGAATCAGGTTCTGAGCCGGATATTTTCCAACCGCTTAATCTCTCGCTATCCTGCGTTTAAAGACTTCTACGGTATGGAAGATGCCATAGAGCAGATAGTCTCTTACCTTAAACACTCGGCCCAAGGGCTGGAAGAATCCAAGCAGATCCTCTATCTGCTGGGACCTGTCGGTGGCGGTAAATCTTCGCTGGCAGAGAAGCTCAAGGCATTGATGCAGCAAGTCCCCATCTATATTCTTAGCGCCGATGGAGTCAGAAGTCCGGTCAACGACCACCCTTTCTGCCTGTTTGATGCCGAGGAAGATGGCAAGTTGCTGCAGGAAGAATACCAGATCCCGACCCGTTACCTGCGCAGCATAATGTCGCCCTGGGCGGTCAAGCGCTTGCATGACTTTGGAGGCGATATCTCCCGCTTCCGGGTCGTTAAGGTATTCCCTTCGGTGCTGGATCAAATTGCCATCGCCAAGACTGAACCCGGTGATGACAACAACCAGGATATCTCTTCTCTTGTGGGCAAAGTCGACATTCGCCAACTGGAGCACTTTGCCCAGAATGATGCCGATGCCTACTCCTATTCAGGAGCACTGTGCCGTGCCAACCAGGGTTTAATGGAGTTTGTGGAGATGTTCAAGGCGCCGATCAAGGTGCTGCACCCACTGCTGACCGCCACTCAGGAAGGTAACTATAACGGTACCGAAGGCTTATCGGCCCTGCCCTTTAACGGCATTATTCTGGCTCACTCCAACGAGTCTGAATGGAGCAGCTTTAAAAATAATAAAAACAATGAAGCCTTCCTCGACCGTGTTTATATCGTTAAGGTGCCTTACTGTCTGCGCGTGTCGGAAGAGATCCAGATTTACCGCAAGCTTATCGCCAATTCAGAACTGACCAAGGCGCCCTGTGCCCCAGGCACACTGGAGACCTTGGCTCAATTCAGCGTGCTCTCAAGGATCAAAACCCCGGAGAACTCCTCTGTCTACTCCAAGATGCGGGTCTATGACGGTGAAAGCCTCAAGGATACCGATCCCAAGGCCAAGTCTTACCAGGAATATCGTGACTATGCCGGGGTCGATGAGGGGATGCATGGACTGTCGACCCGCTTCGCGTTCAAGATCCTCTCCAAAGTCTTTAACTTCGACCACTCTGAAATTGCCGCCAACCCAGTGCATCTCTTCTATGTGCTGGAGCGGCAGATAGAGCAAGAGCAGTTCCCTTCCGATACCGCAGAAAGGTATATGGAGTTTCTGAAGGGCTATCTGATCCCTAAATATGTTGAGTTTATCGGTAAGGAGATCCAGACCGCTTACCTGGAATCTTATTCGGAATATGGTCAGAACATCTTCGACCGCTATGTCACCTATGCCGACTTCTGGATCCAGGATCAGGAATACAGAGACCCGGAAACCGGCCAACTGTTTGACCGGGCCGCACTCAACGCCGAATTGGAGAAAATTGAAAAGCCGGCCGGAATAAGTAATCCCAAAGACTTCCGCAATGAGATAGTCAACTTTGTGCTCAGGGCCAGGGCCAATAATGATGGCAACAACCCGCAATGGACCAGCTATGAGAAACTCAGAACCGTGATAGAGAAGAAGATGTTCTCAAATACCGAAGATCTCCTGCCGGTCATTTCTTTCAACGCCAAGACCTCCACAGACGATCAGCGCAAACATGATGATTTTGTCAATCGTATGATGGAGAAAGGCTACACCAAGAAACAGGTACGCCTGTTGTCCGAGTGGTACTTACGGGTACGTAAGTCCTCATAG
- a CDS encoding YeaH/YhbH family protein, translating into MANFIDRRLNAKGKSTVNRQRFINRYKQQIKKAVSDAVTHRSVTDVDKGEKISIPTKDISEPVFHQGRGGVRERVHPGNDQFTRGDKIDRPQGGGGGSGKGDASDSGEGQDDFVFQISKDEYLELLFEDLELPNLQKNRLNKLVEYQTYRAGYTNDGVPSNINIVRSLRSSLARRTAMSADKKQRLHELENELAELENTPGASAERILQLKEEIEELKQRIAKVPFIDTFDLRYNNFAKREVPTSQAVMFCLMDVSGSMDQATKDMAKRFYILLYLFLTRTYKNLEVVYIRHHTQAKEVDEHEFFYSQETGGTIVSSALKLMHEIQQERYPANEWNIYAAQASDGDNWADDSPTCYQILETQLLPVVRYFSYIEITNRAHQTLWREYETLQKQFDNMAVQHIRQAEDIYPVFRELFKKQAV; encoded by the coding sequence ATGGCGAACTTTATCGACAGGCGGTTGAATGCCAAAGGAAAGAGCACGGTTAACCGTCAGCGGTTTATTAACCGCTATAAACAACAAATTAAAAAAGCGGTCAGTGATGCCGTCACTCACCGTAGCGTCACAGATGTCGACAAGGGAGAAAAAATCAGTATCCCCACCAAGGACATCAGCGAACCCGTATTCCATCAAGGTCGCGGCGGCGTCCGTGAGCGAGTGCATCCGGGCAACGACCAGTTTACCCGCGGCGACAAGATAGACAGGCCTCAGGGCGGTGGTGGTGGCAGCGGCAAGGGCGATGCCTCGGACTCAGGCGAGGGTCAGGATGACTTTGTATTTCAAATCTCCAAAGATGAGTACCTCGAGCTCTTGTTTGAAGATCTTGAGTTGCCCAACCTGCAGAAAAACCGCCTGAACAAACTGGTGGAATATCAAACTTACCGAGCCGGTTATACCAATGATGGTGTGCCCTCAAATATCAATATCGTCCGCTCTTTGAGATCCTCTCTGGCGCGGCGCACCGCCATGTCCGCAGACAAGAAACAGCGACTGCATGAACTGGAAAACGAACTGGCAGAGTTGGAAAACACTCCGGGTGCCAGTGCCGAGCGGATATTGCAGCTCAAAGAGGAGATTGAAGAGCTTAAACAGCGCATCGCCAAGGTGCCCTTTATCGACACTTTCGATCTGCGCTACAACAACTTTGCCAAGCGGGAAGTGCCCACCAGTCAGGCGGTGATGTTCTGTCTTATGGATGTCTCCGGCTCCATGGATCAGGCCACCAAGGATATGGCCAAACGCTTTTATATATTGCTGTACCTGTTTCTGACCCGCACTTACAAGAATCTTGAGGTCGTTTATATCCGTCATCATACCCAGGCAAAAGAAGTGGATGAACACGAGTTCTTCTACTCCCAGGAAACGGGCGGCACCATAGTCTCCAGTGCACTGAAACTGATGCACGAAATTCAACAGGAGCGTTATCCGGCCAATGAATGGAATATCTATGCCGCCCAGGCATCCGATGGTGACAACTGGGCCGATGATTCGCCCACCTGTTATCAGATCCTCGAAACACAACTGCTACCCGTAGTGCGCTATTTCAGTTACATAGAAATCACCAACAGGGCGCATCAGACGCTCTGGCGTGAATATGAAACCCTGCAAAAACAATTCGACAATATGGCGGTACAACATATTCGTCAGGCAGAGGATATCTATCCCGTATTCAGAGAGTTGTTCAAGAAGCAGGCGGTTTAG